One Parageobacillus sp. KH3-4 genomic region harbors:
- a CDS encoding MFS transporter, producing MEATLKRGESPGKAAFPLFYFFVFFAFGTLLPLLSVYLQEVAGLSGAEIGMIMSISPVTTIFVQPIWGMVTDYTRKPVLVLTIALFATSLIGLLYSFVDEYRWLVAMAILLASAQSAIIPISDSIALHYVQKSGKKYGSIRLWGSIGFAVAVLIGGWLSDRFALVAIFYLFSFMLMLSGLLAWRLPKESKPMKSETLQGMAQLFQIPQFVLLLLATFLIFGPILANNFYFGIFIKQLGGTLTGIGVAFLLAAGSEAPFMKMADQLIYRFGMVPILMFASAASCARWLFYFFEPPLFFVYMTAVVQGLSVGLVIPAALQYVRDIAPKQVRATAVSLYSAVGNGLGVWFCTFIGGYMLDRGHIGDVYLFFSICTFVGMLSLIGISLINAKKVPLIRKGGKT from the coding sequence ATGGAGGCGACGTTAAAACGAGGGGAATCGCCAGGAAAAGCAGCGTTTCCGCTATTTTATTTCTTTGTGTTTTTTGCATTCGGCACATTGCTTCCGCTTTTATCCGTATATTTACAAGAAGTTGCCGGCCTTTCGGGGGCGGAGATCGGAATGATTATGTCCATCAGCCCGGTTACGACGATTTTTGTGCAGCCGATTTGGGGAATGGTTACAGATTATACGCGTAAACCGGTTCTCGTGTTGACAATCGCACTGTTTGCCACTTCGTTGATAGGATTGCTGTATTCATTTGTTGACGAGTACCGTTGGCTTGTTGCCATGGCTATTTTACTTGCGTCCGCACAAAGCGCCATCATTCCGATTTCCGATAGCATCGCGCTTCATTACGTGCAAAAGAGTGGCAAAAAGTATGGATCGATTCGTTTATGGGGATCGATCGGTTTCGCTGTTGCCGTGCTGATCGGCGGTTGGTTATCAGACCGTTTTGCGCTTGTTGCCATTTTTTACTTATTTTCGTTTATGCTAATGTTATCTGGATTGCTCGCCTGGCGGCTTCCAAAGGAAAGCAAGCCGATGAAGTCGGAAACGCTTCAGGGCATGGCGCAGCTGTTTCAAATTCCGCAATTTGTATTATTGTTGCTTGCTACTTTTCTTATTTTTGGCCCTATTTTAGCGAATAACTTTTATTTTGGCATATTTATTAAGCAGCTTGGCGGCACGCTGACGGGAATAGGGGTAGCGTTTTTATTGGCGGCGGGAAGCGAAGCTCCGTTCATGAAAATGGCCGATCAGCTTATTTATCGGTTTGGGATGGTCCCGATTTTAATGTTTGCTTCCGCTGCATCATGCGCGCGCTGGTTGTTTTACTTTTTTGAACCGCCGCTTTTTTTCGTGTACATGACGGCGGTGGTTCAAGGTCTTTCCGTTGGCTTGGTTATTCCTGCGGCGCTTCAATACGTGCGTGATATTGCGCCAAAGCAGGTAAGAGCGACGGCAGTGTCGCTTTATTCCGCGGTCGGAAACGGATTAGGGGTTTGGTTTTGTACGTTTATTGGCGGATATATGCTTGACCGAGGCCATATTGGGGATGTATATTTATTTTTCAGCATTTGCACCTTTGTTGGAATGCTTTCACTCATCGGAATTAGTTTGATCAATGCAAAAAAGGTTCCCTTGATAAGAAAAGGTGGGAAAACATGA
- the thpR gene encoding RNA 2',3'-cyclic phosphodiesterase yields MKKTHYFIAVPIADEVKKQIAEWKEGIASAFPFRTWVHQQDYHITLAFLGYVPPAKIDKICQIIGEVAKCHAPFALSLSEIQTFGNRTAPRILWQGVEKEEKLFALQRDVHAACIDIGFSLGKRPFTPHITIARKWQGNEVFCLNDLQMKPRVNATFPVGQIVLYQTHLDRTPKYEALALFPLSKNNF; encoded by the coding sequence ATGAAAAAAACGCATTATTTTATCGCCGTTCCTATCGCTGATGAAGTAAAAAAACAAATAGCAGAATGGAAAGAAGGAATCGCTTCTGCGTTTCCATTTCGCACATGGGTGCATCAACAAGACTATCATATTACATTGGCGTTTTTAGGGTATGTTCCGCCGGCAAAAATAGATAAAATATGCCAAATTATAGGGGAAGTGGCAAAATGTCACGCTCCATTTGCCTTATCGTTATCAGAAATACAGACGTTTGGCAATCGAACAGCGCCGCGCATTTTATGGCAAGGGGTGGAAAAGGAAGAAAAACTATTTGCATTGCAACGTGATGTGCATGCCGCTTGTATCGATATCGGATTTTCGCTAGGAAAGCGGCCGTTTACTCCGCACATTACGATTGCGCGCAAATGGCAAGGAAATGAAGTATTTTGTTTGAATGATCTTCAAATGAAACCAAGAGTAAACGCGACGTTTCCCGTCGGCCAGATCGTGTTGTATCAAACACATTTAGATCGAACGCCGAAGTATGAAGCGCTTGCTCTATTTCCGCTTTCAAAAAATAACTTTTGA
- a CDS encoding nuclease-related domain-containing protein, translating to MGQLIKLQDYISRYETDVYRYASEFIRLKKRQWEQTKEQWENNKSNDDIPQLDETWEWLVEKPSLFDRMKKWFKRSSPQEETTEVQTNRLIDGEEGLPMIITEAKNIDELKILFLENMFQLQLQWASSTIWYESAVDKKFYYEEKLKYFLQRFPDTYLCLYKPVFLVKSAPVELDVILLSPTTTWCITFAEGAKDNIIIASSDRFWTEIINDEEKKMINPIIALQRMGKIVANIYKQYNVDFPIKKAVINRYGYIDYRRATFGDVHFIDKRNYEQWFSSLRKLKIPLKHAQLKAASCLLRHCYSHYDIRADWNADEEKV from the coding sequence GTGGGCCAATTAATAAAGCTTCAAGATTATATTTCAAGATACGAAACGGACGTGTATCGCTACGCAAGCGAATTTATTCGCTTAAAGAAAAGGCAATGGGAGCAAACGAAGGAGCAATGGGAAAACAATAAAAGTAACGATGACATTCCTCAACTGGATGAAACATGGGAGTGGCTGGTGGAAAAGCCGTCATTGTTTGATAGAATGAAAAAATGGTTCAAACGTTCTTCGCCACAAGAAGAAACAACCGAAGTACAAACAAACCGTTTGATCGATGGGGAAGAAGGCTTGCCGATGATCATAACGGAGGCCAAAAACATCGATGAATTAAAAATTTTATTTTTGGAAAATATGTTTCAACTGCAGTTACAATGGGCGAGCTCGACGATATGGTACGAATCTGCTGTGGATAAGAAGTTTTACTATGAAGAAAAGTTGAAATATTTTTTACAGCGTTTTCCTGATACGTATTTATGTTTATATAAGCCGGTATTTTTAGTAAAAAGCGCCCCAGTCGAATTAGATGTCATTTTGTTAAGCCCAACGACAACATGGTGCATTACGTTTGCGGAAGGTGCGAAAGATAACATTATCATTGCGTCCTCGGACCGTTTTTGGACGGAAATAATCAATGATGAAGAGAAGAAAATGATCAATCCGATCATTGCGTTACAACGGATGGGAAAAATCGTGGCAAATATATATAAGCAGTACAATGTTGATTTTCCTATCAAAAAAGCAGTTATCAATCGTTATGGCTATATTGACTATCGCCGTGCCACTTTTGGTGATGTGCATTTTATCGACAAGCGGAATTATGAACAATGGTTTTCTTCTTTGCGAAAATTGAAGATCCCGTTAAAGCATGCGCAATTAAAAGCAGCTTCTTGTCTGTTGCGCCATTGCTATAGCCACTATGATATACGGGCAGATTGGAATGCGGATGAGGAAAAGGTGTAA
- the pulA gene encoding type I pullulanase, producing MPGMHQEFAAYLDAMNVVTVLVPKPYRAGKTPAFTLETPHGEHHSLQMEREWDLGSTMKYECIINIPIELGKRYVIYDHQGAAAVLQIGAVVRTTQFDDLFFYDGDLGVAYTQEKTTFKVWAPTATEVKVRLINPKTEKEMYIPLERLAKGVWTTTVFGDIEGMYYMYAVCVNDVWREAVDPYAAAVSVNGEHGVVIDLAKTRTEKPFLPSLSSPADAIIYEMHIRDFTIHPESGITHKGKYLGLTELETKGPNHTATGLSYLKELGVTHVELLPFHDFAGVDERDPSQQYNWGYNPLHYNAPEGSYATNPHDPYTRIRELKRAIHTLQAQGIRVIMDVVYNHVYIREQSSFEKIVPGYYFRYDAYGNPANGTGVGNDIASERKMVRKWILDSVRFWAEEYHVDGFRFDLMGILDIDTMKAVREMLDAIDPSILVFGEGWDLPTPLPPERKATMQNAEKLPRIAYFNDYFRDSIKGSTFQPLDRGFALGDSDDREKAKVAISGSVRDKQGLFLSPTQTINYVESHDNHTFWDKLNIANGHESEQTRKKRQKLATAIVLLSQGIPFLHSGQEFYRTKQGIDNSYNASDEINQIDWKRKSEHESDVRYVQGLIRLRKSHRAFRFTTEAEINHHLFFLEPTPSSVIAYHIRGVQQYGPWRDIIVIHHNQEEAQSVFLPDGEEWHVICDGDRSGTVPLFSVHKNINMDGIGTWVLVK from the coding sequence TTGCCTGGCATGCATCAGGAGTTTGCGGCATATTTAGACGCGATGAATGTTGTGACAGTGTTAGTGCCAAAGCCGTATCGCGCTGGAAAAACGCCAGCATTTACGTTGGAAACGCCGCATGGAGAGCACCATTCTTTGCAAATGGAACGTGAATGGGATTTAGGATCAACCATGAAATACGAGTGTATCATTAATATACCGATAGAACTAGGAAAACGTTATGTGATTTATGATCATCAAGGCGCAGCCGCGGTTTTGCAAATCGGAGCGGTTGTGCGGACGACGCAATTTGATGACCTATTTTTTTACGACGGTGATTTAGGAGTCGCGTATACGCAGGAGAAAACGACTTTCAAAGTGTGGGCGCCGACGGCGACAGAAGTGAAAGTAAGGCTGATCAACCCGAAAACGGAGAAAGAAATGTATATACCGTTAGAGAGATTAGCAAAGGGCGTATGGACGACAACAGTATTCGGCGATATCGAAGGAATGTATTACATGTATGCCGTATGTGTGAACGACGTGTGGCGCGAAGCGGTCGATCCGTACGCGGCTGCCGTTTCTGTCAACGGGGAGCATGGGGTTGTCATCGATTTGGCGAAGACGCGGACGGAGAAGCCGTTCCTTCCCTCGCTTTCATCACCGGCTGACGCGATTATTTATGAGATGCATATCCGTGATTTTACGATTCACCCGGAAAGCGGGATTACTCATAAAGGAAAATATTTAGGGTTAACGGAGCTGGAAACAAAGGGACCGAATCATACGGCAACAGGGCTTTCTTATTTAAAGGAGCTTGGCGTGACACATGTCGAGCTGCTCCCATTTCATGATTTCGCCGGGGTGGATGAGCGTGATCCATCGCAACAGTATAATTGGGGATACAATCCGCTCCATTACAATGCTCCGGAAGGGAGTTATGCGACAAACCCACATGATCCGTATACCCGCATCCGCGAATTAAAGCGTGCGATTCATACGCTGCAAGCGCAGGGCATTCGCGTCATTATGGATGTCGTCTACAATCATGTTTATATCCGCGAACAATCTTCATTTGAGAAAATCGTTCCCGGATATTATTTCCGCTATGATGCATACGGCAACCCGGCTAATGGCACTGGGGTTGGAAACGACATTGCTTCCGAACGGAAAATGGTGCGGAAATGGATTTTGGATTCGGTTCGCTTTTGGGCGGAAGAGTATCATGTCGATGGCTTTCGCTTTGACTTAATGGGGATTTTGGATATTGACACGATGAAAGCGGTTCGCGAAATGCTTGATGCGATCGACCCGTCCATTCTTGTGTTCGGAGAGGGATGGGATTTGCCGACACCGCTTCCTCCTGAACGAAAAGCGACGATGCAAAACGCGGAAAAACTGCCGCGCATCGCCTATTTTAACGATTATTTTCGCGACAGTATCAAGGGGAGCACGTTTCAGCCGCTTGACCGAGGGTTCGCTCTTGGCGATTCCGATGATCGCGAAAAGGCGAAAGTAGCGATTAGCGGAAGCGTTCGCGACAAACAGGGACTATTTCTTTCTCCGACCCAAACGATTAATTATGTCGAATCGCACGATAACCATACGTTTTGGGATAAGCTGAACATCGCCAACGGCCATGAAAGCGAACAAACGAGAAAAAAGCGGCAAAAATTAGCGACAGCGATCGTGCTGCTTTCACAAGGAATTCCGTTTTTGCATAGCGGGCAGGAATTTTACCGGACAAAGCAAGGAATAGACAATAGCTATAATGCTTCCGATGAGATCAATCAAATCGACTGGAAGAGAAAGAGCGAGCACGAAAGCGATGTCCGCTATGTTCAAGGGCTTATTCGGCTCCGGAAGTCCCACCGTGCTTTCCGGTTTACTACCGAAGCGGAGATCAACCACCATCTTTTTTTCCTTGAGCCGACGCCATCATCGGTCATCGCGTACCATATTCGCGGCGTACAGCAGTATGGGCCTTGGCGTGACATTATTGTCATTCACCATAACCAAGAGGAAGCACAATCTGTTTTTCTGCCTGACGGCGAAGAATGGCATGTCATTTGCGACGGGGATCGCAGCGGAACGGTTCCGTTGTTTTCCGTTCATAAAAACATAAACATGGATGGAATTGGGACATGGGTGCTTGTGAAATAA
- a CDS encoding phosphotransferase family protein, with amino-acid sequence MEQLLGKEWDITPAGGATGDAYFAEYEGRKLFLKRNSSPFLAVLSAEGIVPKLIWTKRLENGDVFTAQQWLNGRELKPQDMGSEQVASLLRKIHRSKDLVIMLKRLGKTPLLPEMMVEKLKAQFSLHPLEEPLVKQALHWLERHMSLLQCDEYVVCHCDINHNNWLLAEDGKLYLIDWDGAMIADPAIDIGMLLYTYIPEEKWEDWLELYGLELTDDLRFRMKWYAIAQTLYLLIWQNEKKAKKEIQRSLHFLRKLIDPLR; translated from the coding sequence TTGGAACAGTTACTAGGAAAGGAATGGGACATTACTCCTGCTGGCGGCGCGACTGGAGATGCCTATTTTGCGGAATATGAGGGACGGAAGTTATTTTTAAAACGGAATTCTTCGCCATTTCTGGCGGTTTTGTCCGCGGAAGGCATCGTCCCGAAGCTGATTTGGACGAAACGGTTGGAAAACGGCGATGTGTTTACCGCACAACAATGGCTGAACGGAAGAGAATTGAAGCCACAAGACATGGGAAGTGAACAAGTGGCAAGTTTATTGCGAAAAATTCATCGTTCCAAAGATTTAGTAATAATGCTAAAACGGTTAGGGAAAACGCCATTATTGCCAGAGATGATGGTGGAAAAGCTAAAAGCGCAGTTCTCTCTCCATCCGTTGGAAGAACCGTTGGTAAAGCAGGCGCTCCATTGGCTCGAGCGGCATATGTCTTTGCTGCAATGCGATGAGTACGTCGTCTGCCACTGTGACATTAACCATAACAATTGGCTGCTTGCCGAAGACGGAAAATTGTACTTGATTGATTGGGACGGTGCGATGATCGCTGACCCGGCGATCGATATTGGCATGTTGCTTTACACATATATTCCTGAAGAAAAATGGGAAGATTGGCTAGAGCTTTACGGTCTTGAGTTGACCGACGATTTGCGTTTCCGCATGAAATGGTATGCGATTGCGCAAACACTTTATTTGCTTATATGGCAAAACGAAAAAAAAGCGAAAAAGGAAATACAACGGTCGTTGCATTTCCTACGTAAGCTGATTGATCCACTCCGATAA
- a CDS encoding YtzH-like family protein, translating to MPLNHEHQIIILKDILSEHEADCCGTVSECEQIERLVKSLMGNEQVHPQIKSVLPDIYAYGQNGKYSADLNSHILSHQQQLSEWINQLT from the coding sequence TTGCCACTAAACCACGAACATCAAATCATCATATTAAAAGATATTTTATCGGAACACGAAGCGGACTGCTGCGGCACCGTTTCTGAATGCGAACAAATTGAGCGGCTCGTTAAATCATTGATGGGAAACGAACAAGTGCATCCGCAAATAAAAAGCGTGCTTCCGGACATTTACGCATACGGGCAAAACGGAAAGTACAGCGCTGATTTAAACTCCCATATTTTGTCCCATCAGCAGCAATTATCGGAGTGGATCAATCAGCTTACGTAG
- the trmB gene encoding tRNA (guanosine(46)-N7)-methyltransferase TrmB produces MRLRNKPWAKEKIAAYPQYVIPNPEEYKGRWNELFGNDHPIHIEIGTGKGKFITEMAKANPDINYIGIELYPSVLVSALDKLIANELPNLRLLNVNAKDLTNFFAEGEIERIYLNFSDPWPKKRHEKRRLTYRSFLELYEKVLVDEGEIHFKTDNQGFFEYSLVSFSQYGLVLTYVSLDLHNSDFEGNIMTEYEEKFSAKGNRIYRCEVKYPPKQRHP; encoded by the coding sequence ATGCGTCTGCGTAATAAACCATGGGCAAAGGAAAAAATTGCTGCATATCCGCAATACGTTATTCCCAATCCAGAGGAGTATAAAGGAAGATGGAATGAGTTGTTCGGCAATGATCACCCGATTCATATCGAAATCGGCACTGGAAAAGGAAAATTTATTACAGAAATGGCAAAAGCAAATCCGGACATTAACTATATTGGCATTGAACTGTACCCGAGTGTGCTTGTCTCCGCGCTAGATAAACTCATTGCAAACGAATTGCCGAATTTGCGCTTATTAAATGTGAACGCGAAAGATTTAACGAATTTTTTTGCAGAGGGGGAAATCGAGCGCATTTATTTAAACTTCTCTGACCCGTGGCCGAAAAAGCGCCATGAAAAACGGCGATTGACATATCGTTCGTTTCTTGAGTTATATGAGAAAGTGTTGGTGGATGAAGGAGAAATCCATTTTAAAACCGATAATCAAGGTTTTTTTGAATATTCGCTTGTCAGTTTTTCGCAATACGGGTTAGTGCTGACATACGTAAGTTTGGATTTGCACAATAGCGATTTTGAAGGAAATATTATGACGGAATACGAAGAAAAGTTTTCGGCAAAAGGAAATCGCATTTACCGCTGTGAAGTAAAATATCCGCCCAAACAACGCCATCCATAA
- a CDS encoding MBL fold metallo-hydrolase: MEQLQIGKIKMTWLNGGVTHLDGGAMFGVVPKPLWSKKYPSNDNNQIELRTDPILVQVDGKNILIESGIGNGKLSDKQKRNFGVTEEAKLEQSLGQLGLTPNDIDIILMTHMHFDHACGLTKREGDRLVSAFPRAEIITSEIEWDEMRQPNIRSRNTYWKENWEPVAEQVVLFKKEKEVVSGIKMVHTGGHSDGHSIIIMESDEEMAIHMADLLATHAHQNVLWVMAYDDYPLTSIFEKQKWIPYAIEKQAWFTFYHDAYYRALKWDENGNIIAHVKRNLS, from the coding sequence ATGGAACAATTGCAAATTGGAAAAATAAAAATGACATGGTTAAACGGAGGGGTAACACATTTAGACGGTGGGGCGATGTTTGGGGTAGTTCCAAAGCCGCTATGGTCGAAAAAATATCCTTCTAACGACAACAACCAAATCGAATTGCGCACCGATCCAATTCTCGTACAAGTGGACGGAAAAAATATTTTGATTGAATCAGGGATTGGCAACGGCAAATTATCGGATAAACAAAAGCGGAATTTCGGTGTAACGGAGGAAGCGAAACTAGAACAGTCGCTCGGGCAGCTAGGACTGACGCCGAACGATATTGACATCATTTTAATGACACATATGCATTTTGACCATGCTTGCGGTTTGACAAAACGGGAAGGGGATCGGCTCGTTTCTGCTTTTCCACGCGCGGAAATTATTACATCAGAGATCGAATGGGATGAGATGAGGCAGCCGAACATCCGCTCGCGCAATACGTATTGGAAAGAAAATTGGGAGCCGGTTGCCGAGCAGGTCGTTCTGTTTAAAAAAGAAAAAGAAGTCGTAAGCGGCATCAAAATGGTACATACAGGGGGACATAGCGACGGGCATTCGATCATCATTATGGAATCAGATGAGGAAATGGCGATTCATATGGCCGATTTGTTAGCGACGCACGCCCATCAAAATGTGTTGTGGGTGATGGCATACGATGATTACCCGCTGACATCGATTTTCGAAAAACAAAAATGGATTCCATATGCGATTGAAAAACAGGCATGGTTTACGTTTTATCACGACGCGTATTATCGGGCGCTAAAGTGGGACGAGAACGGAAATATCATTGCCCATGTTAAACGAAACCTTTCGTGA
- a CDS encoding PepSY domain-containing protein — MNWKKFIIGAIIGFTAAYVVPTRLKQRMISAEKALSLAKSSLQHQGSVSGSWIQTNPETYKKNNVIYTVYKGGVCRDNQQYEFIIDAYTGAIIETNPL; from the coding sequence ATGAATTGGAAAAAATTTATAATTGGCGCAATCATTGGCTTTACTGCAGCTTATGTCGTCCCAACGCGGCTCAAGCAGCGAATGATTTCTGCAGAAAAAGCGCTTTCGCTAGCAAAATCATCCTTACAGCACCAAGGATCAGTCAGCGGCTCATGGATTCAAACAAATCCGGAAACATACAAAAAAAACAATGTCATCTACACGGTATACAAAGGTGGAGTTTGCCGCGATAATCAACAATACGAGTTTATTATCGACGCTTACACGGGAGCCATCATTGAAACGAACCCGCTTTAA
- a CDS encoding M42 family metallopeptidase, with the protein MNAETLQLFQTLTELPGAPGNEHAVRKFMRKELEKYADEVVQDRLGSIFGIKRGDESGPTVMVAGHMDEVGFMVTAITDNGMIRFQPLGGWWNQVLLAQRVQIITDSGPVVGVVSSIPPHLLSEEQRNKPMEIKNMIIDVGADDREDAKKMGIKPGQQIVPICPFTPMANPKKILAKAWDNRYGCGLAIELLKELKEEKLPNVLYSGATVQEEVGLRGAQTAAAMIQPDIFFALDASPANDMTGDEREFGHLGKGALVRIYDRSMVTHRGMREFVLDTAETHGIPYQFFVSPGGGTDAGRVHIANSGVPSAVIGICSRYIHTHASIIHVDDYVAAKQLLIELVKRCDKATVDAIKKNS; encoded by the coding sequence ATGAATGCAGAAACGCTTCAACTGTTTCAAACATTGACCGAATTGCCGGGGGCGCCGGGCAATGAACACGCAGTGCGGAAATTTATGCGCAAAGAGCTGGAAAAATACGCAGATGAAGTGGTGCAAGACCGGCTTGGCAGCATTTTTGGCATCAAGCGCGGCGATGAAAGCGGCCCAACCGTGATGGTTGCGGGGCATATGGACGAAGTCGGCTTTATGGTCACTGCTATTACCGATAATGGCATGATTCGTTTTCAGCCGCTCGGCGGCTGGTGGAATCAAGTATTGTTGGCACAGCGCGTGCAAATTATTACCGATAGCGGTCCAGTCGTTGGCGTTGTCAGCTCCATTCCGCCGCATTTATTGAGCGAGGAGCAGCGGAACAAACCGATGGAGATCAAAAACATGATTATTGACGTCGGTGCGGATGACCGTGAAGACGCGAAAAAGATGGGGATTAAACCGGGGCAACAAATTGTGCCGATTTGCCCGTTCACCCCGATGGCCAATCCGAAAAAAATTTTGGCAAAAGCGTGGGATAACCGCTATGGCTGTGGATTGGCAATTGAATTGCTGAAAGAACTGAAAGAGGAAAAACTGCCAAATGTGTTGTATTCCGGTGCCACCGTCCAAGAAGAAGTTGGATTGCGCGGGGCGCAAACCGCAGCAGCAATGATTCAGCCAGATATCTTTTTCGCGCTCGATGCCAGTCCGGCGAATGATATGACCGGAGACGAGAGAGAATTTGGGCATCTTGGAAAAGGGGCACTTGTCCGCATTTATGACCGTTCGATGGTGACCCATCGCGGTATGCGTGAATTTGTATTGGATACAGCGGAAACGCATGGAATCCCGTATCAATTTTTCGTGTCGCCGGGCGGTGGAACGGATGCAGGACGCGTACATATTGCCAACAGCGGGGTGCCGTCTGCGGTGATCGGTATTTGTTCCCGGTATATTCATACACATGCGTCGATCATTCATGTCGATGATTATGTGGCAGCGAAGCAGCTGCTTATTGAACTTGTAAAGCGGTGCGACAAAGCAACAGTCGATGCCATTAAGAAAAATAGTTAA
- a CDS encoding DUF84 family protein, whose protein sequence is MKIVAIGTTNQAKIAAVKAIFSSEQYALVPTNVPSDVSAQPLSDRETRQGAMNRAKHALEKENADIGIGLEGGVMEIDGELWLCNWGALVDRDGTVITAGGARIPLPLEVANEIRAGRELGDVMAQYTGERNIRHKEGAIGVFTNGHVDRAGMFHHIVQLLAGQYEFFCQNR, encoded by the coding sequence ATGAAAATAGTTGCAATCGGTACAACCAATCAAGCGAAAATTGCAGCAGTAAAAGCGATTTTTTCTTCTGAGCAGTACGCGCTTGTGCCCACGAACGTGCCATCTGATGTTTCCGCCCAGCCGCTTTCCGACCGTGAGACGCGTCAAGGAGCGATGAATCGAGCGAAACATGCGTTAGAAAAAGAAAACGCGGACATCGGCATCGGTTTGGAAGGCGGTGTGATGGAGATAGACGGGGAACTATGGCTTTGTAATTGGGGGGCGCTTGTCGACCGTGATGGCACCGTTATTACCGCCGGCGGAGCGCGCATTCCGCTTCCTTTGGAAGTGGCAAACGAAATCCGCGCTGGCAGAGAACTTGGAGATGTGATGGCACAATATACGGGGGAAAGAAACATCCGCCATAAAGAAGGGGCGATCGGCGTTTTTACAAACGGCCATGTCGACCGTGCCGGCATGTTCCACCATATTGTTCAGTTATTAGCAGGGCAATATGAATTTTTTTGTCAAAATCGCTGA
- a CDS encoding thioredoxin family protein, which yields MKTIETAAQYEEIKNTKKAIFVFSADWCPDCRFIQPFLPEIEQTFSKYEFYYVDRDQLLEVCQQENVFGIPSFIAYDNGKELGRFVSRDRKTKEEVERFIGGLS from the coding sequence ATGAAAACAATTGAAACAGCGGCACAATACGAAGAAATAAAAAACACAAAAAAAGCAATATTCGTTTTTTCCGCTGATTGGTGTCCAGACTGCCGATTTATTCAGCCATTTTTGCCGGAAATCGAGCAAACTTTTTCCAAATATGAGTTCTATTACGTCGATCGCGACCAGTTGCTCGAAGTATGTCAGCAAGAAAATGTTTTTGGCATTCCAAGCTTTATTGCTTATGACAACGGCAAAGAGTTAGGCCGGTTTGTCAGCAGAGACCGCAAAACGAAAGAGGAAGTCGAACGGTTCATCGGCGGCTTGTCATGA